A section of the Deinococcus taeanensis genome encodes:
- a CDS encoding nitroreductase family protein, which yields MDLIEGMLARRTTNGPFRPDPVSREHQHLLMRVAQAAPSHFNSQPWRFVLIENPGTIRQVAQIAGQSMTELIEGGAFFERYRRYFRFTEAEMNERRDGIHIDHLPGPLKPFTRQVFSDAGLKLMRQLGVPRKLGEDNRRLVAGSPLLLAVLLDRAEYRPGELSGFYSVFGMGAALENIWNAVGALGMGIQFVSTPMEIPRHWQAIQDLLRVPADLELMAVYRLGYLPPDQARPTIDWSSRHRKRLEQFVFRDTCATPEREAAPEGL from the coding sequence ATGGACCTCATTGAAGGCATGCTCGCGCGGCGCACCACCAACGGCCCTTTCCGCCCGGACCCGGTGAGCCGTGAGCATCAGCACCTGCTGATGCGCGTCGCGCAGGCCGCGCCCAGTCACTTCAACAGTCAGCCGTGGCGCTTCGTGCTGATCGAGAATCCCGGCACCATCCGCCAGGTGGCGCAGATTGCCGGGCAGAGCATGACCGAACTGATCGAAGGCGGAGCGTTCTTCGAACGGTACCGCCGTTACTTCCGCTTCACCGAAGCGGAAATGAACGAACGGCGCGACGGCATTCATATTGACCACCTGCCCGGCCCGCTGAAACCCTTCACGCGGCAAGTGTTCAGTGACGCCGGCCTGAAACTCATGCGGCAGCTGGGCGTGCCCCGGAAACTGGGGGAAGACAACCGTCGCCTCGTGGCCGGCAGTCCCCTGCTGCTCGCCGTGCTGCTTGACCGCGCCGAGTACCGCCCTGGGGAACTCTCGGGGTTCTACTCCGTGTTCGGGATGGGCGCCGCCCTGGAGAACATCTGGAACGCCGTGGGTGCCCTGGGCATGGGCATCCAGTTTGTGAGCACCCCCATGGAGATTCCCCGCCACTGGCAGGCCATTCAGGACCTGCTGCGCGTGCCGGCCGACCTGGAACTCATGGCCGTGTACCGCCTGGGGTACCTGCCGCCCGACCAGGCGCGTCCCACGATCGACTGGAGCAGCCGCCACCGCAAACGCCTGGAGCAGTTCGTGTTCCGCGACACCTGCGCCACGCCGGAACGCGAGGCGGCCCCTGAGGGTCTTTAG
- a CDS encoding aldo/keto reductase → MTDTTPNAAQSGTFDIGGDLTVNRLGFGAMRVTGDGVWGDPTDPQGALATLRRLPELGVNFIDTADSYGPAVSEELLREALHPYDTVVIATKAGLTRTGPNVWIAVGRPEYLKQQAHLSRRRLGVDRIDLWQLHRIDASVPRDEQFAAIRELMDEGVIRHAGLSEVTVEEIEAARQFFPVATVQNLYNLANRKSEDVVDYCERERIGFIPWYPLAAGNLAREGSVLTDIATRLGATPSQVALAWVLKRSPVMLPIPGTGKVRHLEENVAAATLTLTDEDFRALDEVGRQEWEKQRD, encoded by the coding sequence ATGACCGACACCACCCCCAACGCCGCGCAGAGCGGCACCTTTGATATCGGCGGCGACCTGACCGTGAACCGCCTGGGCTTCGGCGCCATGCGCGTCACGGGCGACGGCGTGTGGGGCGACCCCACCGACCCCCAGGGCGCCCTGGCCACACTGCGCCGTCTGCCTGAACTCGGTGTGAACTTCATCGATACGGCCGACTCGTACGGCCCGGCCGTCAGTGAGGAACTGCTGCGTGAAGCCCTGCACCCCTACGACACGGTGGTGATCGCCACCAAGGCCGGCCTGACCCGCACCGGCCCGAACGTCTGGATTGCCGTCGGCCGCCCCGAATACCTCAAGCAGCAGGCGCACCTGTCCCGCCGCCGCCTGGGCGTGGACCGCATCGACCTGTGGCAGCTGCACCGCATCGACGCCTCCGTTCCCCGCGACGAGCAGTTCGCGGCCATCCGGGAACTCATGGATGAAGGCGTCATCCGCCACGCCGGCCTGTCCGAGGTCACGGTCGAGGAGATCGAGGCCGCCCGGCAGTTCTTCCCGGTCGCCACGGTGCAGAACCTCTACAACCTCGCCAACCGCAAGAGTGAGGACGTCGTGGACTACTGCGAACGCGAACGCATCGGCTTCATTCCCTGGTACCCGCTCGCCGCCGGGAACCTCGCCCGCGAAGGCAGCGTCCTGACCGACATCGCCACGCGCCTGGGCGCCACGCCCTCTCAGGTGGCGCTCGCGTGGGTCCTGAAACGCAGCCCCGTCATGCTGCCCATTCCCGGCACCGGCAAGGTCCGGCACCTGGAGGAGAACGTCGCCGCCGCCACCCTGACCCTCACCGACGAGGACTTCCGCGCGCTGGACGAGGTGGGCCGCCAGGAGTGGGAGAAACAGCGGGACTGA
- a CDS encoding type III polyketide synthase encodes MPPMTAALPVLRALVTGTPPHLTPQTQVRDAARTLFPRMAARPQLLDVFTNAQIDTRALARPLDWYLHPRGFGEKNAVFIQEARTLTRRLAREALQAAQVAPGEVDAVVVVNTSGISAPSLDADLIETLGLNRHAVRLPLWGLGCAGGASGLARAADLVRAGYRRVLFVAVELCSLTLVHGDETKSNFVGTALFSDGGAAAVLTHPDEPGPAPLAALSGASSTLIENSEDIMGWDVVDDGLKVRFSRDIPALVRGMMKENVAHALGRHGWCPSQVGTYVVHPGGVKVLTAYEEALGLPDGALDVSRHVLRQYGNMSSVTVLFVLQETLRAAPHGRALLSAMGPGFSAEHVLLTFPG; translated from the coding sequence ATGCCGCCCATGACCGCCGCCCTCCCCGTTCTGCGCGCCCTGGTGACGGGCACGCCCCCGCACCTGACGCCGCAGACGCAGGTGCGGGACGCCGCGCGCACCCTCTTTCCCCGCATGGCGGCCCGGCCTCAGCTGCTGGACGTCTTCACGAACGCCCAGATTGACACGCGCGCCCTGGCCCGGCCGCTCGACTGGTACCTCCACCCCCGGGGCTTCGGGGAGAAAAATGCCGTGTTCATCCAGGAGGCCCGCACCCTCACCCGCCGCCTGGCCCGCGAGGCGCTGCAGGCGGCGCAGGTGGCTCCCGGCGAGGTGGACGCCGTGGTGGTCGTGAATACCAGCGGCATCAGCGCGCCCAGCCTGGACGCCGACCTGATTGAAACGCTGGGCCTGAACCGGCACGCCGTCCGGCTGCCCCTGTGGGGCCTGGGCTGCGCAGGCGGCGCCAGTGGTCTGGCCCGCGCCGCGGACCTCGTGCGCGCAGGGTACCGCCGCGTGCTGTTCGTCGCGGTGGAACTGTGCAGCCTGACCCTTGTGCACGGCGACGAAACCAAAAGCAACTTTGTGGGCACCGCCCTGTTCTCCGACGGAGGCGCCGCCGCCGTCCTCACCCACCCCGACGAACCCGGTCCCGCGCCGCTCGCCGCGCTGAGCGGCGCGTCCTCCACGCTGATCGAGAACAGTGAGGACATCATGGGGTGGGACGTCGTGGATGACGGCCTGAAGGTCCGCTTCAGCCGTGACATTCCCGCGCTGGTGCGCGGCATGATGAAGGAGAACGTCGCGCACGCCCTGGGTCGTCACGGCTGGTGCCCGTCGCAGGTGGGCACGTACGTGGTGCACCCGGGTGGCGTGAAGGTCCTGACCGCTTACGAGGAAGCGCTTGGCCTGCCGGACGGCGCGCTGGACGTCAGCCGCCACGTGCTTCGGCAGTACGGCAACATGAGCAGTGTCACCGTCCTGTTCGTCCTTCAGGAAACCCTGCGTGCCGCGCCCCACGGGCGCGCGCTGCTGAGTGCCATGGGCCCGGGCTTCAGCGCCGAACACGTCCTCCTGACCTTCCCCGGCTGA
- a CDS encoding C39 family peptidase — protein MAPAPVRASVRGIRHEDQRLNNCGPVTIGMALSHWGGPLNQYDIAPRLRPSKGDVNVFPEELADGARAQGMDVHLARGGDRTLRRSLLAAGFPGIVETRCITHGSGGMGHDRLLTG, from the coding sequence GTGGCCCCTGCACCGGTGCGGGCCAGTGTCCGTGGCATCCGGCATGAGGACCAGCGGCTGAACAACTGCGGACCGGTCACGATTGGCATGGCCCTGAGCCACTGGGGCGGCCCCCTGAACCAGTACGACATCGCGCCGAGGCTCAGACCGTCGAAGGGGGACGTGAACGTCTTTCCCGAGGAGCTTGCAGATGGTGCGCGGGCGCAGGGCATGGACGTGCACCTCGCGCGCGGCGGGGACCGGACGCTGCGGCGCTCGCTGCTCGCGGCGGGATTCCCGGGGATTGTGGAAACGCGGTGCATCACGCACGGTTCAGGAGGCATGGGCCACGACCGCCTGCTCACCGGGTAA